CTCAGCAAATCAAGGTTGAGCTCGAATGGCTCTATGCTGAGGCAGGCGCTGTGGTCGCCCTGTGCATTGGTGGCACGGACGCCCGCCGCGAGGCACGCACCCTGCAGCGGGGTGCGCACATTGTGGCCGGCACCCCTGGGCGCCTTTGCGACCACATAGAGCGTGGCCAGCTTGACCTGTCCCGCGTTAAGGTCGTTGTGCTTGATGAAGCTGACGAAATGCTGGATATGGGCTTCCGTGAGGAGCTGGAGCGCATCCTCAACGCCTGCCCTGCCGAACGCCGCACGCTTCTGTTTTCCGCCACGGTTTCACGCGGCATCGCCCAATTGGCGCGCCAATTCCAAAAAGATGCTGAGCGCATCGACATCGCTTCCTCAGGCCCCCAACACGCTGACATCACCTACAGCGCCGTTGTCATGCCACCCCATGACCTGACAGCGGCATTGGTCAACGTGCTGCGCTATTATGACGCTCCCACGGCCATTGTGTTCTGCAACACGCGTGCCTTGGTGACGGAGACCCAGCAGGCCCTTCAGGAGCGCGGCTTCTCTTCAGTCGCCATCTCTGGCGAAATGAGCCAGAGCGAGCGCAGCCGTGCCTTGGCCAGTCTGCGCAGTGGTGCGGCGCGCGTTTGCGTGGCCACGGATGTGGCGGCGCGCGGCATTGACATCCCCTCGCTGGGGTTGGTGGTCCATGCCAGCCTGCCGACCTCCACTGAGGCCCTCCTCCACCGTTCTGGCCGCACGGGGCGTGCTGGCCGCAAGGGCGTCTGCGCCCTTCTGGTGCCCTTCAACCAGCGCCGCCGCGCTGAGCGCCTGCTTGCCCAAGCGCACATCAAGGCAGCTTGGACGAATGTGCCAAGCCCAGCTGAAATCGCCGCCCAAGATGCCATTCACCTTCTGGAAAGCGAGCTGTTCAAGGAACTGAACGCACCCAAGGCTGAGGTTGAGGACGAGACAGCGCGCTTGGAGGTGGCAGCTGCTGAGGCCGCTTCCCCAGCCCCTGCAGAGACCACGCTAGAGGATGCTGCAGGCACTGCCCCTGAAGCGGACGGTGCGCAGGAAAGTGCTCCAGCTGCTGACGCCACCCTTGAAGCGCCTGCCGTTGAGGCCGCTGCTGAGAGTGAGCCCGCAGCCACTGACGCCAGCCCGACTGCTGATGAAGCGCCAGCTGCTGCGGCCGGCTCTGAAGCCACCACACCTGTGAAGGCTTCGCCAGCTGCTAAGCCTGCTCCAGCGCCCTCCCCCCTGGCGGCAGAGCTTGCTGGGCGTTACAGCGCTTTGCAATTGGCTGAGGCCCTGGCGAAGCTTTATGCCTCCCGCCTGCCCACCCCTGAGGATGTGAAGGCTGTTCCAGCTGACAGTGGGCGCGGCCAGGAACGTGGCATGAAGGATGGCCGCTGGTACCGTTTGGCGGTAGGCCGTGAAGGTCGCGCCGACCCCAAATGGCTTTTGCCCATGTTGTGCCGTGTTGGCGGATTGCAGAAGCGTGATATCGGCAGCATCCGCATTGCGCCTGACCACACCTTGTTCCAAATCGCCGCTGACAAGGCAGACCGCTTCGATGCGGCCCGTGCAGCCAACCAGGATGCAGACGTTCCTGCCATTACCCCCGCCACCGCCCCCAAGGATGGTGGCGCGCGCCGCCCCTTTGGCGGCCAGGGTGGTGGGCGCTTTGGCAAGCGTGACAACCGTGGCCCGCGCCGCTCCTTTGGTGGCAGCCCCTTCCGTGGGCGTTCCTGAGCGCTGGTTCAGGATCCTGGCCTTGGTTGCAGCCTAGGCCAGGGCACTTAGGGTAGCATCATGAAGAAAAGCGCAGCCCTACCCTTGTCATAGGGGTGGGGCTGTTGCCATCTCAAAGGCAATGGAAAAGCTCAGCATACCCTCATCACTGCTTTCGCCTGCCCCTTCCCTGGGAAACCTGCAAGGGCGCTTGTTAGTTGCCAGTCCTGTCTTGGCTGAAACGCCTTTTGCCCAAACCATAATCTACATGTGTCTGCACGCCCCAGAGGCAGGCGCCATGGGGCTGGTGGTCAACAGGCCCCTTCACCACCCGACTGCGCCAGAACTGCTGAAGCAGCTCGACATCACCCCCAACCCACCTTTGACGCCATTCCTTATGGGAGCGGGGGGGCCGGTCGAGCTTGGCCAGGGCTTTGTGCTTCACAGCCCTGGCTGGGCGCCTGGCGCACGGGGTGGCACCATCAGCCTGCCTGCTGTGGGGCCAGAGGAAGGCTCACCTTCAAATCCATCTTCTTCAGCTGGCCCCACTGCTTCCCCAGCGCTGGGGGAAGCGTTGGC
The sequence above is drawn from the Formicincola oecophyllae genome and encodes:
- a CDS encoding DEAD/DEAH box helicase, which gives rise to MPFPDTYPVLTRALTAKGYNEPTAVQQAVLKPGLEGKDLLVSARTGSGKTVAFGLAAAATLLEGVEDSRLPAPGAPSVLVIAPTRELAQQIKVELEWLYAEAGAVVALCIGGTDARREARTLQRGAHIVAGTPGRLCDHIERGQLDLSRVKVVVLDEADEMLDMGFREELERILNACPAERRTLLFSATVSRGIAQLARQFQKDAERIDIASSGPQHADITYSAVVMPPHDLTAALVNVLRYYDAPTAIVFCNTRALVTETQQALQERGFSSVAISGEMSQSERSRALASLRSGAARVCVATDVAARGIDIPSLGLVVHASLPTSTEALLHRSGRTGRAGRKGVCALLVPFNQRRRAERLLAQAHIKAAWTNVPSPAEIAAQDAIHLLESELFKELNAPKAEVEDETARLEVAAAEAASPAPAETTLEDAAGTAPEADGAQESAPAADATLEAPAVEAAAESEPAATDASPTADEAPAAAAGSEATTPVKASPAAKPAPAPSPLAAELAGRYSALQLAEALAKLYASRLPTPEDVKAVPADSGRGQERGMKDGRWYRLAVGREGRADPKWLLPMLCRVGGLQKRDIGSIRIAPDHTLFQIAADKADRFDAARAANQDADVPAITPATAPKDGGARRPFGGQGGGRFGKRDNRGPRRSFGGSPFRGRS
- a CDS encoding YqgE/AlgH family protein, with amino-acid sequence MEKLSIPSSLLSPAPSLGNLQGRLLVASPVLAETPFAQTIIYMCLHAPEAGAMGLVVNRPLHHPTAPELLKQLDITPNPPLTPFLMGAGGPVELGQGFVLHSPGWAPGARGGTISLPAVGPEEGSPSNPSSSAGPTASPALGEALAPVAELSANLDILRDLANGNGPRKAVMFLGHAAWEPGQLEEEILHGNAWYVIPATEELVFSPNQGRKWSSALAMAGLDAAALTAQVGEA